The following coding sequences lie in one Vibrio sp. BS-M-Sm-2 genomic window:
- a CDS encoding DUF2860 family protein, giving the protein MNKTVLSAFALLPVSIASATAFDTSRFSGEVSLNSGFSRTNSNLDTNSSAQINHLGKGDSSNQNFVAPLGSLYYALNENYNQRVYLGTSRDDLAVGTLAFELGYQYDYHNGTRLDIGYLPTVVADEVWANPYLTGQERETTDRQGNAYRLKLSNLWNSGVSFDMAYATAEIDNEGINHAELLRDSETYYIKGQYRTMLNTNSGYITAFSYTDHNADGSAASFNAYKGELSYFYLTSNYQLALTGSYTLRDFSAENPIFSKTRSDDVYRLFLAYEYNNIPGWDNWSVISFVGGTINDSNIDFYSSDSLLMSIGMNYKF; this is encoded by the coding sequence ATGAACAAAACAGTACTCTCTGCATTCGCTCTACTACCAGTTTCTATCGCTTCAGCTACTGCGTTTGATACTTCACGCTTCTCTGGTGAGGTGTCTTTGAACTCTGGCTTTAGCAGAACTAACTCTAACTTAGATACCAATAGTTCGGCGCAAATAAATCACCTAGGTAAAGGCGATAGTTCTAATCAGAATTTTGTTGCGCCCCTAGGTAGCCTTTACTACGCGCTAAACGAAAACTACAACCAACGAGTCTACCTAGGTACTTCGCGTGATGACTTGGCCGTTGGAACACTTGCATTTGAACTTGGTTATCAATATGACTACCACAATGGCACCAGACTCGACATCGGCTATCTTCCTACCGTTGTCGCCGATGAAGTGTGGGCAAACCCATATCTAACTGGACAAGAAAGAGAAACAACCGATCGTCAAGGCAACGCATATCGATTGAAACTCTCGAATCTGTGGAACAGCGGAGTGTCATTTGACATGGCATATGCGACTGCTGAGATTGACAATGAAGGTATTAATCACGCGGAATTATTACGAGATAGTGAAACCTATTACATAAAAGGTCAGTACCGCACAATGCTTAACACCAACTCAGGCTACATTACAGCTTTTAGCTACACTGACCATAACGCTGATGGTAGCGCTGCATCGTTTAATGCCTATAAGGGGGAACTAAGTTATTTCTACCTAACAAGCAACTATCAGCTAGCGCTCACAGGAAGCTATACACTGCGAGACTTTTCGGCAGAAAATCCGATCTTCTCTAAGACACGAAGCGATGATGTGTATCGACTATTTCTCGCTTATGAGTATAACAATATCCCAGGTTGGGATAACTGGAGTGTCATCTCATTTGTTGGCGGTACTATCAATGATTCAAACATCGACTTCTATAGTAGCGATAGCTTGCTGATGTCGATTGGCATGAACTATAAGTTCTAA
- a CDS encoding LysR family transcriptional regulator, translating into MNKKLQDLDLNLLKLLKAVVETRNTHAAADRLGISQTSVSRGLSKLRDVFGEQLFIRKAHGVEPSELAEKLAEASDQMFTPLMKVVESYQSFDPIEFNGQIKIAMNIFFLELHGEGIFDTLRRDFPNANFSLVYWQEHSLAEVLNGGIDYLIHFEGYPLPQEIYNHTLQEVELCLIARKNHPVLNQTSDWASIHHLPIARVIIDGINSKRAPVEEVYLAKGFQPRVSLITHSIRVLTNKLSTSDAIMYGSRYMSLLDDRLASYPLPELPTQMRKIKVCGGYLQSKRGYPLNQHLHQIIQSYFNSLELPQ; encoded by the coding sequence ATGAACAAAAAACTCCAAGATCTCGATTTGAACTTATTAAAGCTTTTAAAAGCTGTAGTAGAGACTCGTAACACGCATGCTGCTGCTGACAGATTGGGAATCTCACAAACAAGCGTCAGCCGTGGACTTTCAAAACTTCGTGATGTATTCGGAGAGCAGCTCTTTATCCGCAAAGCACATGGCGTTGAGCCATCAGAGCTTGCCGAGAAGTTAGCTGAAGCAAGTGATCAAATGTTCACACCACTAATGAAAGTGGTAGAGTCTTACCAGAGCTTTGATCCTATAGAGTTTAATGGCCAGATTAAAATCGCCATGAATATCTTTTTCTTGGAGCTACACGGGGAGGGAATTTTTGACACACTACGCCGTGATTTTCCAAATGCCAATTTCAGCCTAGTTTACTGGCAAGAGCATTCTCTGGCGGAGGTGTTGAACGGCGGCATTGACTATTTGATCCACTTTGAAGGTTATCCCCTACCACAAGAGATTTATAACCATACGTTACAAGAGGTCGAGCTTTGTCTCATTGCTCGTAAAAACCATCCAGTATTGAACCAAACCTCTGACTGGGCATCGATCCATCACTTGCCGATTGCGCGAGTGATCATTGACGGTATTAACTCTAAACGCGCTCCTGTTGAAGAGGTTTATCTCGCCAAAGGTTTTCAACCCCGAGTGTCATTAATTACCCACAGCATTCGAGTTCTAACCAACAAATTAAGCACGTCAGATGCGATTATGTACGGGAGTCGTTACATGAGCTTGCTTGATGACCGTCTGGCAAGTTACCCACTGCCAGAGCTACCTACACAGATGCGGAAAATTAAGGTTTGCGGTGGCTATCTGCAGTCAAAGCGGGGGTATCCGCTTAACCAACATCTTCACCAAATCATCCAAAGTTACTTTAATAGCTTGGAGCTCCCCCAGTAG
- a CDS encoding LysR family transcriptional regulator translates to MNIKDLDLNLLRILRALVETQSTHTAAIKLGISQTSVSRALMKLKECFGEQLFIRKAHGVEPSELAVMLADASVEMLHPVEKVVEDYSTFDPKKYAGKISILINTFLLEFFGPRLILALRTSLPSASFNISQWQKDSLYDVLQGGVDYVIQFESYSMPQDVFCRNLVKIENVILAKKNHPILSKGSDWGAIHSLPIVRLYLDGINPRKGILEHLYERQGYQANFLLTTHSVRTAVELVKNSDAIMYSSSFVKQITPEIECYSLPPNIQQHNVLDINGSYLQTRRGSPFSQYLHQTIQSFFDETLLTQ, encoded by the coding sequence ATTAACATCAAAGATTTAGATCTTAATTTACTTCGAATACTACGAGCGTTAGTTGAAACTCAAAGTACTCACACAGCAGCGATAAAACTAGGCATATCACAAACTAGTGTCAGTCGTGCTTTGATGAAGCTAAAAGAGTGTTTCGGAGAACAGCTGTTCATTCGTAAAGCTCACGGCGTTGAGCCTTCCGAGCTAGCCGTAATGTTGGCAGATGCTTCAGTAGAAATGCTGCATCCGGTCGAAAAGGTGGTTGAAGACTACTCCACTTTTGATCCAAAAAAGTATGCCGGAAAAATCAGCATATTGATCAATACTTTTTTGCTCGAGTTCTTTGGTCCACGTCTAATTCTTGCTTTACGAACCAGCTTACCTAGCGCAAGTTTCAATATTTCTCAATGGCAAAAAGACTCTCTCTATGATGTATTACAAGGTGGCGTTGACTATGTAATTCAATTTGAGTCTTACTCCATGCCTCAAGATGTGTTCTGCCGAAACTTGGTCAAAATTGAGAATGTTATATTGGCTAAAAAGAACCACCCAATTCTATCCAAGGGTAGTGATTGGGGAGCGATTCACTCATTGCCAATAGTCAGGCTCTATCTCGATGGTATTAACCCAAGAAAAGGAATCCTTGAACACTTGTATGAAAGACAGGGCTACCAAGCAAACTTCTTGCTGACTACACACAGTGTCAGGACAGCGGTTGAATTGGTCAAAAATAGCGACGCAATCATGTACTCGAGCAGCTTCGTAAAACAAATTACACCTGAGATTGAATGCTACTCTCTACCACCCAATATCCAACAACACAATGTTCTCGACATTAATGGCTCTTATCTACAAACACGGCGTGGCAGCCCATTCAGCCAATATCTCCATCAAACTATCCAATCCTTTTTTGATGAAACCTTATTAACCCAGTGA
- a CDS encoding alpha/beta hydrolase fold domain-containing protein produces MKSRNVFLTFIATSFLSTGVMANTDKDAVPLSAQPVPLTTAVSPEFYEFSKNFPVANVEALQKNLPKTESEWRAFVDARDTSAIERAGSLANTLGVTIEKDSIGGVDVYWVTPKAIAPELKDKLYVAVQGGAYMLNSGLASTSEASIIASKMQIPALAIDYTKSIDAPAPASRNDIVKVWNALLKTRSADSMVMGGTSAGGALTLAVTQELNKQALPVPSALYVGTPGVDMTMTGDSRYINEGLDHILGSWRGMSSELVNVYVGELELTDPIVSPINGSFENFPPTYLITGTRDLLLSDTVRVHRELKRAGAEAELNVYEGQSHADYAVAFGTPESEEHYQALNNFFYGNLVR; encoded by the coding sequence ATGAAATCACGTAATGTCTTCCTTACTTTTATCGCAACAAGTTTTTTAAGCACTGGCGTCATGGCTAACACCGATAAAGATGCGGTACCTCTCTCAGCACAACCTGTACCTCTAACCACGGCAGTTAGTCCTGAGTTTTATGAGTTTTCGAAAAACTTTCCGGTAGCTAATGTAGAGGCACTGCAGAAAAACTTACCCAAAACAGAAAGCGAGTGGCGTGCTTTCGTTGATGCACGTGACACGTCAGCCATCGAACGAGCAGGATCGTTAGCTAATACGCTAGGGGTAACCATTGAAAAAGACTCTATTGGTGGCGTTGATGTGTATTGGGTCACGCCAAAGGCGATTGCGCCAGAGCTAAAAGACAAGCTCTATGTCGCGGTTCAGGGCGGTGCGTATATGTTGAATAGTGGTCTAGCATCAACATCAGAAGCTTCTATCATTGCTTCTAAGATGCAAATTCCAGCACTAGCGATCGACTACACCAAATCGATAGATGCACCCGCACCAGCAAGCCGTAATGATATTGTTAAGGTGTGGAATGCGCTTCTAAAAACGCGTTCTGCAGATTCCATGGTCATGGGGGGGACTTCTGCTGGCGGGGCTCTAACGCTTGCAGTGACACAAGAGCTCAATAAACAGGCTTTACCCGTGCCAAGCGCGCTTTATGTTGGAACACCGGGTGTGGATATGACGATGACTGGAGACAGCCGTTATATCAATGAAGGACTAGACCATATTTTAGGTAGCTGGCGTGGAATGTCTTCTGAGTTAGTCAATGTCTATGTGGGTGAGCTAGAACTAACAGATCCTATCGTATCGCCAATTAACGGCAGCTTTGAGAACTTTCCGCCAACTTATTTGATCACTGGCACGCGCGATTTGTTATTGAGTGATACTGTACGAGTGCATCGCGAACTTAAGCGTGCAGGGGCGGAAGCGGAACTTAATGTCTATGAAGGTCAATCTCATGCCGATTACGCTGTAGCTTTTGGCACCCCTGAATCTGAAGAGCATTATCAGGCACTGAATAACTTCTTTTACGGAAACTTGGTGAGGTAA
- a CDS encoding septal ring lytic transglycosylase RlpA family protein encodes MHRLAHPNYMKKLHIIFTALILMILAGCTSTSAVGSSKTKEYAKSHALAGKASWYGDKFHGKLTASGETYNMNAYTAAHKTLAFGTIVRVTNTANNKSVEVKINDRGPYVKGRVIDLSHKAFAKIGNVKQGTVPVRIEIVDDSNTFRYKH; translated from the coding sequence ATGCACAGATTAGCTCACCCAAATTATATGAAAAAATTACATATTATCTTTACCGCTCTTATTCTTATGATATTAGCTGGATGCACCTCAACGTCGGCTGTCGGCAGTTCTAAAACAAAGGAATATGCCAAGTCACATGCTCTTGCTGGTAAAGCTTCTTGGTATGGTGATAAGTTCCATGGAAAGCTCACAGCAAGTGGTGAGACGTATAATATGAATGCTTATACGGCAGCGCATAAAACCTTAGCCTTTGGCACGATCGTGAGAGTGACTAACACTGCCAATAATAAGTCTGTCGAAGTTAAAATTAACGACCGAGGCCCGTACGTAAAAGGCCGAGTTATCGATCTTTCGCACAAAGCATTTGCCAAAATCGGCAATGTTAAGCAAGGCACAGTTCCTGTCAGAATCGAGATTGTTGATGACAGTAATACCTTTAGGTACAAGCACTAA
- a CDS encoding VOC family protein yields MKMNHVGIMVGDMDQAVEFYTKALGLRVVMNNTKVMEERESAIGRMCIAVFGEGFKGFNIAHLVTSDGIGVELFEMVDREERHNVDFSRLGIFHFCLQLPKEQFHSAIKRVEEFGGKVRMDIMRYHPEDEQKQAQMVYLEDPFGNLFEFYSHSYEDTYATDYE; encoded by the coding sequence ATGAAAATGAATCACGTAGGCATCATGGTAGGCGACATGGACCAAGCAGTAGAGTTTTACACTAAAGCGCTAGGTCTAAGAGTTGTAATGAACAACACTAAGGTGATGGAAGAACGCGAATCAGCAATTGGCCGTATGTGTATCGCTGTTTTTGGCGAAGGCTTCAAAGGCTTCAACATTGCACACCTAGTTACATCTGATGGTATCGGTGTTGAACTGTTCGAAATGGTTGACCGTGAAGAGCGTCATAACGTTGATTTCTCTCGTTTAGGTATCTTCCACTTCTGTTTACAGCTTCCAAAAGAGCAATTTCATTCTGCTATTAAACGCGTTGAAGAGTTTGGCGGTAAGGTTCGTATGGACATCATGCGCTACCACCCAGAAGACGAACAAAAACAAGCACAAATGGTTTACCTAGAAGACCCGTTTGGCAACCTATTCGAGTTCTACTCTCACTCATACGAAGATACGTACGCGACTGATTACGAGTAA
- the ahpC gene encoding alkyl hydroperoxide reductase subunit C yields the protein MINTEIKPFNATAFKNGEFVEITEQDVKGKWAVFFFYPADFTFVCPTELVDLQEKYAELQSRGVEVYSVSTDTHFSHKAWHDTSDKIGTIEYFMVGDQTGNITNNFNVMREGQGLADRATFLIDPEGVIQAMEITAEGIGRDAEDLLRKVKAAQYVAANPGEVCPAKWKEGEETLAPSLDLVGKI from the coding sequence ATGATCAACACAGAAATCAAACCATTCAACGCAACAGCATTCAAAAACGGCGAATTCGTAGAAATCACAGAGCAAGACGTTAAAGGCAAGTGGGCAGTATTCTTCTTCTACCCAGCAGACTTCACGTTTGTATGTCCAACTGAGCTAGTTGACCTGCAAGAAAAATACGCAGAGCTTCAATCTCGCGGCGTAGAAGTTTACTCAGTATCAACTGACACGCACTTCTCTCACAAAGCATGGCACGATACTTCTGACAAAATCGGCACTATCGAATACTTCATGGTAGGCGACCAAACTGGCAACATCACAAACAACTTCAACGTAATGCGTGAAGGCCAAGGCCTTGCAGACCGTGCAACGTTCCTAATCGACCCAGAAGGCGTTATCCAAGCAATGGAAATCACTGCTGAAGGTATCGGCCGTGACGCTGAAGACCTACTACGCAAAGTTAAAGCAGCACAATACGTAGCCGCTAACCCAGGTGAAGTTTGCCCAGCTAAATGGAAAGAAGGCGAAGAGACTCTAGCTCCATCTCTAGACCTAGTAGGCAAGATTTAA
- the ahpF gene encoding alkyl hydroperoxide reductase subunit F, whose translation MLDQAMKQQLKAYLENLKTNVQLVLSLDDSDTANKLQDLANDIASLTDKIEVTRDDSASTRSPIMQVVNQDKGTAIGFAGLPMGHEFTSLVLALLHSGGHPIKLEADVIEQIKELDQELNVEIFISLSCQNCPEVVQAFNMMSAINPLVKTTMIDGAAFQDEVKSRDIMAVPSVFVNGGLFGQGRMSLAEILNKVDSGAAEKKAANLNQQAPFDVLVVGGGPAGSSAAIYAARKGIRTGVVADRFGGQVMDTMAIENFISVKATTGPKLVASLEEHVKEYGVEVMTEQRAANIIAAEDTEDGYIHVELESGATLRARTVITSTGARWREMNVPGEQEYRNKGVAYCPHCDGPLFKGKKTAVIGGGNSGIEAAIDLAGIVEHVTVLEFADTLRADQVLIDKANATPNIEIIKMAQTTKVLGDGNRVTGLEYKDRNTEELKQIELAGIFVQIGLMPNSEWLKGTKVELSPRGEIEINAHGATSMKGVFAAGDVTTVPYKQIIIAMGEGAKASLGAFDHLIRNSAPVKEAETA comes from the coding sequence ATGTTAGATCAAGCAATGAAGCAGCAGCTAAAAGCATACCTAGAAAACTTAAAAACCAATGTTCAGTTAGTGCTGAGCCTTGATGACAGCGATACCGCAAACAAACTCCAAGACCTAGCAAATGACATCGCGTCTTTAACGGACAAAATTGAAGTGACTCGTGATGATAGCGCAAGCACGCGTAGCCCTATCATGCAGGTAGTCAACCAAGATAAAGGCACTGCGATCGGTTTCGCCGGTTTACCAATGGGTCACGAGTTCACGTCACTGGTACTGGCACTGCTTCATAGTGGTGGTCACCCTATCAAGCTTGAAGCTGATGTAATAGAGCAAATTAAAGAACTCGACCAAGAGCTCAATGTAGAGATTTTTATCTCACTCTCATGCCAAAACTGTCCAGAAGTGGTTCAAGCATTCAACATGATGTCGGCGATTAACCCTCTGGTTAAGACAACGATGATTGATGGCGCAGCATTCCAAGACGAAGTGAAGTCTCGCGACATCATGGCAGTACCAAGCGTATTCGTTAATGGTGGGCTATTTGGTCAAGGCCGTATGTCACTGGCTGAGATCCTTAACAAAGTCGACTCAGGCGCAGCAGAAAAGAAAGCAGCAAACCTAAACCAACAAGCACCTTTTGATGTATTGGTTGTCGGCGGCGGCCCTGCAGGTTCTTCAGCAGCGATTTACGCAGCACGTAAAGGCATTCGCACTGGTGTAGTTGCTGACCGATTCGGTGGCCAAGTAATGGATACCATGGCGATTGAGAACTTTATCTCAGTGAAAGCGACAACTGGCCCTAAATTAGTGGCAAGCCTTGAAGAGCACGTAAAAGAGTACGGTGTTGAAGTGATGACGGAGCAGCGCGCTGCGAACATCATTGCGGCAGAAGACACCGAAGACGGTTACATCCACGTTGAACTAGAGAGCGGCGCAACACTGCGAGCTCGCACAGTCATCACCAGTACCGGAGCTCGCTGGCGTGAAATGAACGTTCCAGGTGAACAAGAGTACCGCAACAAAGGCGTTGCTTACTGCCCACACTGTGACGGTCCACTGTTCAAAGGTAAGAAAACAGCGGTTATCGGTGGCGGTAACTCAGGCATTGAAGCGGCTATCGACTTAGCAGGTATTGTGGAACATGTAACCGTACTTGAATTTGCAGACACACTGCGTGCTGACCAAGTGCTTATCGACAAAGCGAACGCAACACCAAACATCGAAATCATCAAGATGGCTCAAACCACAAAAGTGTTGGGTGATGGAAATCGCGTAACCGGTCTGGAATACAAAGACCGCAACACTGAAGAACTAAAACAGATCGAACTAGCGGGTATCTTTGTTCAAATCGGCCTAATGCCAAACAGCGAATGGTTGAAAGGAACGAAGGTAGAACTATCACCACGCGGTGAGATCGAGATTAACGCTCATGGCGCAACATCAATGAAAGGTGTATTCGCAGCGGGTGATGTAACAACAGTTCCTTACAAACAGATCATCATCGCGATGGGTGAAGGTGCTAAAGCAAGTTTAGGTGCATTTGACCATCTAATCCGTAATTCAGCTCCAGTTAAAGAGGCTGAAACGGCTTAA
- a CDS encoding LysE family translocator produces the protein MSSQLMLAFLLFSTSIAITPGAGNIALLGISSRYGFAATLPFISGNAVGIIIVLAGSSVGLVSLFTLYPELYNILKYAGAAYLLFMAWSIANMQIEESTTDNRSGFMSGVLVQVLNPKGWIASLTVFSQFITPNADYLIQVVTIIAGMVITGVPCMLVWAYCGTMLKKLLQSPKQMMFVNRCLGGSLAMVVAFMLYQPA, from the coding sequence ATGAGCTCTCAATTAATGCTGGCGTTCTTGCTATTTTCAACATCAATTGCAATTACCCCTGGGGCAGGCAATATCGCATTACTTGGGATTTCAAGTCGTTATGGATTTGCTGCGACTTTACCTTTTATCTCTGGGAACGCTGTTGGCATCATCATCGTACTGGCGGGTTCCAGTGTCGGTTTGGTGAGCCTATTTACCCTTTACCCAGAGCTATACAACATTTTAAAGTACGCGGGCGCGGCTTATTTGCTGTTCATGGCATGGTCGATTGCTAACATGCAAATCGAAGAAAGCACCACCGACAATCGTTCAGGTTTCATGTCTGGTGTGCTGGTGCAGGTGTTAAACCCTAAAGGTTGGATAGCGTCATTAACCGTGTTTTCACAGTTCATCACTCCGAATGCAGACTACCTGATTCAAGTGGTGACCATTATTGCTGGTATGGTGATCACGGGCGTACCATGCATGTTGGTGTGGGCGTATTGCGGCACCATGCTTAAAAAGCTACTGCAATCACCGAAGCAGATGATGTTTGTGAACCGTTGCTTGGGCGGAAGCTTAGCGATGGTGGTTGCCTTTATGCTTTATCAACCTGCATAA
- a CDS encoding Lrp/AsnC family transcriptional regulator: MKQKESTKEVLDDTDIAILGHIQQDGRMSNSKLAEKVNLSETPCWRRWKRMEETGYIDGYAAKLNRKKLGLHVAGFTLVTLGNHEVENTEPFEEFVAVTDWIPMCHCIAGGADYMVQVLAKDLEEYFERISSIRRVKGVSAIQSNISVKELKNSYQLPLSD; this comes from the coding sequence ATGAAACAGAAAGAATCCACCAAAGAAGTGTTAGATGACACAGATATCGCCATCTTAGGACACATCCAACAAGACGGTCGCATGAGCAACAGCAAGCTCGCTGAAAAGGTTAACCTCAGCGAAACCCCATGCTGGCGCCGCTGGAAACGCATGGAAGAGACCGGCTATATCGATGGTTACGCCGCCAAACTCAACCGCAAGAAGTTAGGTTTGCACGTAGCAGGCTTTACCTTAGTGACTCTAGGCAACCACGAGGTTGAAAACACAGAACCGTTCGAAGAGTTTGTCGCGGTAACCGATTGGATTCCAATGTGTCACTGCATTGCAGGCGGCGCCGATTACATGGTGCAAGTGTTGGCAAAAGATTTAGAAGAGTACTTTGAGCGTATTAGCTCGATTCGAAGAGTGAAAGGCGTGAGTGCGATTCAATCCAACATCTCAGTGAAAGAGTTGAAAAACAGCTATCAGCTGCCGCTTTCAGACTAG
- a CDS encoding sodium/solute symporter (Members of the Solute:Sodium Symporter (SSS), TC 2.A.21 as described in tcdb.org, catalyze solute:Na+ symport. Known solutes for members of the family include sugars, amino acids, nucleosides, inositols, vitamins, urea or anions, depending on the system.), which translates to MVTYSSFVVIAIYVLTTLFISYLVNKRYSVGGDFSTGGKQFGWFTAGVSILATYISAMTFVGMPGWVYSSGMEAMSVHLNYPIVIFFAVVFFVPVFYKLGLTSIYEYLEHRFGVVARTINSVVFIVVQCISAGVILYAVALILVQVLPVSISEAIIYISLFTALYTYAGGISTVIWTDMLQSAVLIIGSIAIFVLLLMKIDAGEVLSPEHLNIINLDFDLGVDTTLWAGVVAVSFLHLSVYGTNQLIIQRTLATKCVKTAQKSMLLCGYGAFFIYLFFAVMGVLLSVFYQDTSFENSNEVILDFVFNHTNPIIVGLVISALSAAAMSTLDSTYNSMATVATFDFYKRFFRKSVSDAHLESVARKMSLVAAASVVVPALLAVSNESVLKTIASLTSIFVGIRLGSFILGLFFKKANEKGVIAGSIGSVVVVFIAKYSGISWPWFALIGTVVFLVLGVIVSRFFGEVTQQQNEFIAKQKHLFAKPTASHYGLLVFAVVTIAACTVIPDWLYTALS; encoded by the coding sequence ATGGTTACGTACTCAAGTTTTGTGGTTATTGCTATTTATGTGTTAACTACTTTATTTATCAGCTACTTAGTAAATAAACGCTATAGCGTTGGTGGCGACTTTTCGACTGGTGGAAAACAATTTGGTTGGTTTACGGCGGGTGTGTCGATTCTTGCAACCTACATCAGTGCGATGACGTTCGTGGGTATGCCGGGCTGGGTTTATAGCTCAGGCATGGAAGCAATGAGCGTTCATCTGAATTACCCAATAGTGATCTTTTTCGCTGTGGTTTTCTTTGTTCCGGTGTTTTACAAACTTGGCCTGACCTCGATTTATGAATACTTAGAGCACCGCTTCGGCGTTGTTGCTCGCACGATCAACTCCGTCGTGTTTATTGTGGTTCAGTGTATTTCGGCAGGGGTGATTTTGTATGCGGTGGCATTGATCTTGGTGCAAGTGCTGCCGGTGAGTATCTCTGAGGCGATCATCTACATCAGCTTATTTACTGCGTTGTATACCTATGCAGGCGGTATCTCGACAGTAATCTGGACTGACATGCTTCAGTCAGCAGTGTTGATTATCGGCAGTATTGCGATCTTTGTTTTATTGTTGATGAAAATCGATGCGGGCGAGGTGTTGTCTCCTGAACATTTGAATATCATCAATCTCGATTTTGACTTGGGCGTTGATACCACATTGTGGGCTGGTGTCGTGGCTGTGAGCTTCTTGCACCTGAGTGTGTATGGTACTAACCAGCTGATTATTCAAAGAACGTTGGCGACTAAGTGCGTTAAAACAGCGCAAAAATCGATGCTGCTTTGTGGTTACGGCGCTTTCTTCATCTATCTGTTTTTTGCTGTGATGGGCGTTTTGTTGAGTGTCTTTTATCAAGACACCAGTTTTGAGAATAGTAATGAAGTGATTCTCGATTTCGTGTTTAACCACACTAACCCAATCATTGTTGGGCTTGTAATCTCAGCACTGTCGGCTGCGGCGATGTCGACACTGGATTCTACTTATAACTCAATGGCAACTGTGGCGACATTCGATTTCTATAAGCGCTTTTTCCGTAAATCAGTCTCCGATGCGCATTTAGAATCGGTGGCAAGAAAAATGAGTCTCGTTGCTGCCGCTTCGGTTGTTGTGCCTGCTTTACTGGCGGTTTCTAACGAATCTGTACTCAAAACCATTGCCAGCCTGACTTCAATTTTTGTTGGTATTCGTCTTGGCTCTTTCATCCTTGGTTTGTTCTTCAAGAAAGCGAATGAGAAGGGCGTGATTGCCGGCAGTATCGGTAGTGTGGTTGTGGTGTTCATTGCCAAATACAGTGGTATTTCTTGGCCTTGGTTTGCACTGATTGGCACCGTCGTTTTTCTCGTTCTTGGTGTTATCGTGAGCCGATTCTTTGGTGAAGTCACTCAACAACAGAATGAATTTATCGCTAAGCAAAAACATTTGTTCGCTAAGCCAACCGCGAGTCACTACGGCTTATTGGTGTTCGCCGTTGTGACCATTGCTGCTTGTACTGTTATCCCTGATTGGCTTTATACCGCTCTTTCTTAA